One Halomonas sp. M4R1S46 genomic window carries:
- a CDS encoding amidoligase family protein — MTPQPPPVPDRADGSRRRVGIEIEFAGMPPRETASLVQSLFGGRLEVISAHRLKVTGARWGDFGIELDTQYAHPDSRLIDPDAYQDSEWERMRQDFHTRTRELIGDVVSGLVPTEIVCPPVPWDELDELDALFEALRHHGAKGTDASLLYGFGLHLNPEVPSLAVEDILAYLRAYLLTAKWLREQIRVDITREMLPHANPYPRAYAIKVLDPGYTPDLETLIDDYLEDNPTRNRELDLLPLFAYLHPEHPHELLSDALVNPRPTFHYRLPNAQLSEPGWGAVTEWNRWLEVEVLATSPATLAERGAQYLALHRPSLPRRWWTALCRWSRRP; from the coding sequence ATGACGCCCCAACCGCCACCCGTACCCGACAGGGCCGATGGCAGCCGCCGCCGGGTCGGCATCGAGATCGAGTTCGCCGGCATGCCCCCACGCGAGACGGCCAGCCTCGTGCAGTCGCTGTTCGGCGGCCGGCTGGAAGTGATCAGCGCCCACCGGCTCAAGGTGACGGGGGCCCGCTGGGGCGACTTCGGCATCGAGCTGGACACCCAGTATGCCCATCCCGACAGCCGGCTCATCGATCCCGATGCCTACCAGGACAGCGAGTGGGAGCGCATGCGCCAGGACTTCCACACGCGAACCCGGGAACTGATCGGCGACGTGGTTTCCGGCCTGGTGCCCACCGAGATCGTCTGCCCGCCGGTGCCCTGGGACGAGCTGGACGAGCTCGACGCCTTGTTCGAGGCGCTGCGCCACCATGGCGCCAAGGGCACCGATGCCAGCCTGCTGTACGGCTTCGGTCTGCATCTCAATCCCGAGGTGCCGAGCCTGGCCGTCGAGGACATCCTGGCCTACCTGCGTGCCTATCTGCTCACGGCGAAGTGGCTGCGCGAACAGATCCGGGTGGACATCACTCGGGAGATGCTGCCCCATGCCAACCCCTACCCCCGGGCCTATGCCATCAAGGTGCTGGACCCCGGCTACACGCCCGACCTGGAGACCCTGATAGACGACTACCTGGAGGACAACCCGACCCGCAATCGCGAGCTGGACCTGCTGCCGCTGTTCGCCTACCTGCACCCTGAGCACCCCCACGAGCTGCTGAGCGACGCCCTGGTCAATCCGCGCCCCACCTTCCACTACCGGCTGCCCAATGCCCAGCTGTCGGAACCCGGCTGGGGGGCCGTCACCGAGTGGAACCGCTGGCTCGAGGTGGAGGTGCTGGCGACCTCGCCGGCCACGCTGGCCGAGCGTGGCGCCCAGTACCTCGCCCTGCACCGCCCCTCGCTGCCCCGGCGCTGGTGGACCGCCCTGTGTCGCTGGAGCCGTCGTCCATGA